The following DNA comes from Longimicrobium sp..
GGAGGCCGGCCCGGCTACCTCTCCCGGTACGGGAGAGGTGGCGAGCCTAAGCGAGCCGGAGAGGGCGCGATGCCGCGGCGCGCCACCCCCTCCGGCCGTATGCACCTGTGCTTTCGCGCTTTCAGAGATGCCACTCGGATCTCCGACCGCGAGTCGTCGCCTACCGCCAGTCCATCAGCATGCGGCGGATCTCGTCGCGGTGGGTGGACTCGTCGACGATCAGGTTCTCGAGCTGGACGCGGATGGAGATCTCGCCGCAGGCATCGGCCTGGTCGATGCGCTTCGTGTAGCGCTCGATGGTGTCGACCTCGGCCTGCAGCGCGTTCTCCAGCATCTCGCGCGCATCGCGGGGGATGGGCACGGGCGCGACGTCGACGCTCGGCGTGCCGCCGAGCGCCACCACCTTGTCGGCCAGGAACGCCGCGTGCCCCAGCTCGTCGGGAATCTCCTTCTCG
Coding sequences within:
- a CDS encoding ferritin-like domain-containing protein; this encodes RPRRDLKSQGEGWEMGDVSELIDGLNVDLSAEYQAVVMYRTYAALVSGPWRQELRAFFEKEIPDELGHAAFLADKVVALGGTPSVDVAPVPIPRDAREMLENALQAEVDTIERYTKRIDQADACGEISIRVQLENLIVDESTHRDEIRRMLMDWR